In Clostridium sp. SY8519, one genomic interval encodes:
- a CDS encoding GntR family transcriptional regulator, with product MIQIDFRDSRPIYEQIKDGMLRLIMTQALKPNDRIPSVRELAAQLAINPNTIQRAYRELEHEGYIYKVTGRGSFVAEVDLSESPRKKELLAVFDKTVSELLYLQTTVNELTERIKALSERGEPV from the coding sequence GTGATTCAAATTGATTTCCGGGATTCCCGGCCAATCTACGAACAGATCAAAGACGGCATGCTCCGCCTGATTATGACCCAGGCACTGAAGCCCAATGACCGGATTCCTTCTGTTCGGGAACTGGCTGCACAGCTTGCCATCAATCCCAATACGATTCAGCGCGCCTACCGTGAACTGGAGCATGAAGGATACATCTACAAAGTCACGGGACGCGGTTCCTTCGTCGCAGAGGTTGACTTAAGCGAGTCTCCGCGCAAGAAGGAGCTTCTGGCCGTTTTTGACAAAACGGTCAGCGAACTGCTCTACCTGCAGACAACGGTAAACGAACTCACAGAAAGAATCAAAGCACTGTCCGAAAGGGGGGAACCAGTATGA
- a CDS encoding homocysteine S-methyltransferase family protein translates to MDIRERMKQGFLCYDGGMGTALIRRGLQSGERSERWNIDHPEEVTAVHLEFLRAGADIILANTFGANRFHYTQEELEQVIRAGIRCAKEAVAQSGKEAWVALDIGSTGHLLPPMGMLPFEEAVEIFGEIVRIGADAGADLVQIETMNDVYELKAAVLAARENCDLPVFATAVFDETAHMLTGTSPESAVALLEGLGCSAVGLNCGVGPEAAEKALRIMSEYASLPLIAKPNAGLPRVENGETYFDVTPKAFAAQMRKIMEIPGVQLVGGCCGTTAEHIRQTCEAAGEQRMLPAADKPVALISSYQSCVNLGDSGLQISTAIDPAKDSELLEDLQDGAIDTVLDLADEALDDEADVLSIRLAAEGVDEAACMKEAVMELQNINTMPFAIDSTDPAAVEAGIRIYNGKALVNAGEASGETLERICRIAARYGAVVNSQRTDREAVRTAARDSGLKEKDLVFGLYPA, encoded by the coding sequence ATGGATATCAGAGAACGTATGAAACAGGGATTCCTGTGTTATGACGGCGGCATGGGAACAGCGCTGATCCGCCGGGGCTTACAGTCAGGAGAACGTTCCGAACGGTGGAATATCGACCATCCGGAGGAAGTGACTGCCGTCCATCTGGAGTTCCTCAGGGCCGGCGCGGATATTATTCTGGCCAACACCTTCGGGGCAAACCGGTTCCATTATACACAGGAAGAGCTGGAGCAGGTGATCCGGGCAGGCATCCGCTGCGCAAAAGAAGCGGTGGCCCAAAGCGGAAAAGAAGCCTGGGTTGCGCTGGACATCGGGTCTACCGGCCATCTGCTTCCCCCCATGGGAATGCTGCCTTTTGAAGAGGCGGTGGAGATCTTTGGAGAAATCGTGCGAATCGGCGCAGACGCCGGCGCGGATCTGGTACAGATCGAAACCATGAATGATGTCTATGAACTGAAGGCGGCAGTACTGGCAGCCAGGGAAAACTGTGACCTTCCGGTATTTGCCACGGCAGTATTTGATGAAACTGCCCATATGCTGACGGGGACTTCTCCGGAATCCGCAGTCGCGCTTTTGGAAGGGCTGGGCTGCAGCGCAGTGGGACTGAACTGTGGCGTGGGGCCGGAGGCCGCGGAAAAAGCGCTGCGGATCATGTCGGAATACGCATCCCTGCCGCTGATCGCGAAACCGAACGCCGGACTTCCCCGGGTGGAAAACGGCGAAACTTATTTTGATGTAACACCGAAAGCCTTTGCCGCGCAGATGCGAAAAATCATGGAAATCCCCGGCGTGCAGCTGGTGGGCGGGTGCTGCGGCACTACGGCGGAGCATATCCGCCAGACCTGCGAAGCCGCCGGAGAACAGAGGATGCTTCCGGCCGCGGACAAGCCGGTGGCGCTGATTTCCTCGTACCAGTCCTGCGTAAACCTGGGGGACAGCGGCCTGCAGATCAGCACGGCGATTGATCCGGCCAAAGATTCCGAACTGCTGGAAGATCTGCAGGACGGCGCGATTGACACGGTGCTGGATCTTGCGGATGAAGCGCTGGACGACGAAGCAGATGTGCTCAGCATTCGTCTGGCGGCAGAAGGTGTGGATGAGGCAGCCTGCATGAAGGAAGCAGTGATGGAACTGCAGAACATCAACACCATGCCTTTTGCCATAGACTCCACAGATCCGGCGGCCGTGGAGGCCGGCATACGGATTTACAATGGAAAAGCGCTGGTCAATGCAGGCGAAGCATCCGGGGAAACACTGGAGCGTATTTGCCGGATCGCGGCCAGATATGGGGCTGTGGTCAACAGTCAGCGGACAGACCGGGAGGCGGTGCGGACCGCGGCGCGGGACAGCGGACTGAAGGAAAAAGATCTGGTCTTTGGGCTGTATCCGGCCTGA
- a CDS encoding LysR family transcriptional regulator, which yields MELRQLRQFYEVCETGSFSAAGSSLYMTQQAVGKSMKQLEDELAVVLFIREKSGVSLTPQGEYLKERCKVILDYIRDTEDQLREIGANCPLRTRIMLPEAVMQEIRTIGASSEAALTDTQFIDCQVQKDGVDEQALEEGNCDALILPAAVQRDDLLAYPLLHVPLCAVFADTDKKINKKELSIRDFRGKRVILPSNWIYMKSSLLRAFKEQNVTPEDVISVEDREEGMRMAEAGDGILILTERNLMNYDKSGYRVKSIPIKKRSFSWNLYYLFRKHDTCQKEILRAYEFLKIRLLI from the coding sequence ATGGAGCTGAGACAGTTACGTCAGTTTTATGAAGTGTGTGAGACAGGCAGTTTTTCCGCTGCGGGCTCCAGCCTTTATATGACACAGCAGGCAGTAGGCAAGTCCATGAAACAGCTGGAAGATGAGCTGGCAGTGGTGCTTTTTATCCGGGAGAAGTCCGGCGTCAGCCTGACGCCGCAGGGAGAATACCTGAAAGAACGCTGCAAGGTAATCCTGGATTATATCCGCGATACGGAAGATCAGCTGCGGGAGATCGGGGCAAACTGCCCCCTTCGCACCAGAATCATGCTGCCGGAAGCCGTGATGCAGGAGATCCGCACCATTGGCGCGTCCAGTGAGGCAGCGCTGACGGACACACAGTTTATTGACTGTCAGGTACAGAAAGACGGAGTAGATGAACAGGCACTGGAGGAAGGAAACTGTGACGCGCTGATTCTTCCTGCGGCGGTGCAGAGAGACGACCTGCTGGCGTATCCGCTGCTGCATGTTCCGCTGTGCGCGGTTTTCGCGGATACCGACAAAAAAATCAACAAAAAAGAGCTGTCCATCCGGGACTTCAGGGGAAAGCGCGTCATTCTCCCTTCGAACTGGATCTATATGAAAAGCAGCCTTCTGCGGGCCTTTAAAGAGCAGAATGTGACACCGGAAGACGTGATTTCCGTAGAGGACCGGGAGGAAGGAATGCGCATGGCGGAGGCCGGCGACGGAATCCTGATCCTGACGGAGCGCAATCTGATGAATTATGACAAATCCGGCTACCGGGTGAAGAGCATCCCGATTAAGAAACGCAGCTTTTCCTGGAACCTGTATTACCTTTTCCGCAAACATGACACCTGTCAGAAGGAAATCCTGCGTGCGTACGAGTTTCTGAAAATACGGCTTCTGATATAG
- the malQ gene encoding 4-alpha-glucanotransferase, with amino-acid sequence MKRIGAGVREMRASGILLPVSSLPSPYGIGCFSREALEWIDFLKKSGQKYWQILPLGPVSYGDSPYQSFSTFAGNPLYISLEGLVVEGLLSREECEAAELDDGSGYVDYGCQFRRRYQLLYQAYVRSGCQQEERYQAFCRDSRSWLEDYALFMALKEENGWKAFTEWSEDLRLRRPEALRKARARLEDRVEFYCYLQYLFDQQWSQVRRYANENGIRVIGDIPIYVSMDSADVWTRPELFQLDENRRPKAVAGCPPDAFSADGQLWGNPLYDWEAHRKESYRWWLDRIRHCAKLYDVVRIDHFRGFDSYYSIPYGDETARNGSWEPGPGMELFHFVKKEIPELAIIAEDLGFMTDSVRQLVRDSGYPNMKVLQFAFGSDARNEYLPFWYERNCVVYTGTHDNETLLQHIEAAGEQEKNRIREYTGLADGDDSALCEGVIRMAFASVADTCIIPMQDYLQIGAEGRMNYPSTLGGNNWKWRMKKEDLTEERSARIRHLTELYAR; translated from the coding sequence ATGAAAAGAATTGGAGCAGGAGTGAGAGAGATGCGAGCAAGCGGCATATTGCTTCCGGTCAGCAGCCTTCCGTCCCCGTACGGCATCGGCTGTTTTTCCAGAGAAGCGCTGGAGTGGATAGATTTTCTGAAAAAAAGCGGACAGAAGTACTGGCAGATTCTTCCGCTTGGCCCGGTCAGTTACGGGGATTCCCCGTATCAGTCATTTTCAACCTTTGCGGGAAACCCGCTGTATATTTCCCTGGAGGGGCTGGTGGTAGAAGGGCTGCTGAGCAGGGAAGAGTGTGAGGCGGCAGAACTGGATGACGGCAGTGGATATGTGGATTACGGCTGTCAGTTCCGCCGCAGGTATCAGCTGCTGTATCAGGCGTATGTACGCAGCGGATGCCAGCAGGAGGAACGGTACCAGGCCTTCTGCCGGGACAGCAGAAGCTGGCTGGAAGACTACGCGCTGTTTATGGCCCTGAAAGAGGAGAATGGCTGGAAGGCCTTTACGGAGTGGAGCGAAGATCTGCGTCTGCGGCGTCCGGAAGCGCTGCGGAAAGCGCGGGCGCGTCTGGAAGACCGGGTGGAGTTTTACTGTTATCTCCAGTACCTGTTTGATCAGCAGTGGAGCCAGGTGCGCCGCTATGCCAATGAAAACGGGATCCGCGTTATCGGGGACATCCCGATCTATGTTTCCATGGACAGTGCGGATGTCTGGACCAGGCCGGAGCTGTTTCAGCTGGATGAAAACCGGCGTCCGAAGGCTGTGGCAGGGTGTCCGCCGGATGCTTTTTCAGCGGACGGACAGCTGTGGGGCAATCCGCTGTATGACTGGGAGGCCCACAGGAAGGAATCCTACCGGTGGTGGCTGGATCGGATCCGCCACTGCGCGAAACTGTACGATGTGGTAAGAATTGATCACTTCCGGGGATTTGATTCCTATTATTCCATTCCATACGGGGATGAGACTGCCAGAAACGGCAGCTGGGAGCCGGGACCGGGCATGGAGCTGTTCCATTTTGTGAAAAAAGAGATTCCGGAGCTGGCAATTATCGCGGAGGATCTGGGATTTATGACGGATTCGGTCCGTCAGCTGGTCCGGGACAGCGGCTATCCGAATATGAAAGTCCTGCAGTTTGCCTTCGGATCCGACGCGCGGAATGAATATCTGCCCTTCTGGTATGAACGGAACTGTGTGGTATACACCGGCACCCATGACAACGAAACCCTGCTGCAGCACATCGAAGCCGCGGGCGAACAGGAAAAAAACAGAATCCGGGAATATACCGGTCTTGCGGACGGGGACGACAGCGCGCTGTGTGAAGGCGTGATACGCATGGCATTTGCTTCCGTGGCGGATACCTGCATCATTCCCATGCAGGATTATCTGCAGATCGGCGCGGAAGGGCGCATGAATTATCCGTCCACCCTAGGCGGAAACAACTGGAAATGGCGGATGAAGAAAGAAGATCTGACGGAGGAAAGAAGCGCCCGGATCCGTCACCTGACAGAATTGTATGCCCGTTAG